In the genome of Strix uralensis isolate ZFMK-TIS-50842 chromosome 19, bStrUra1, whole genome shotgun sequence, the window TCCCAGTTCCAATGCCATTACCTTGCTCAGCATATCTAAAGCACTTTTTGTGGAACCTTCAGGAGAAGGGGAGAACAGGAGGCATTTAGGTGCACAGCACTTGGTCGTGAACACAAAGAAGTATTTCACTGCCCAGAAATGGCAACCAGCAGCTCGGTGGCTGTGGGTCTCCAGCTAGTCAAAAGAGAGGGGGCACTGCTAAAGCTACTCACAGTAAACAGCGTGATCCCGCAGAGCGCGCTGAGACGCCTGGCTCGAGACGTTGACAATGGCACCTGGCACCCCCTGGGCAATCATCTGCCGAGCAACAATCTGGGAGGggggagaaatgaaaaaaaaaaaagggatgccAGAATTGTAACAGGATAAATCAGTATTTCATTCAGTAGGAATCTTGCTGGGCTATTACAGTAGCCAGAAGAGCAAAAACAGCCGCAGGAAGTCAGTGCTCACTGCCTCCCACTTAGAGTCAGAGcaagggagggaaggggctgcgcACGCAAGTTGTCCGGTGAACTTCAGATCACGGTCCCTTTAGCCCCCACAGGGGACACTTATCTCTGCTGTGCGGGACAACTTAGTTACTGCTACTCAGGGAGACGACTGCAGGGACAATTCTTCCTCACCTGGGAAACATGAAGCACAGCGTGAAGATTCACATCAAAAGACCTAcaaataaatcaaatttaaaagttACAGAGTGGTTGCAGCCCAGGCCAGAGAGGAGTTGAGTTGCTTTGGGAGGCAGCACAGGGCAAGTGCTGCTGGTATCTCAAACACCGGTGCTACTCTAGAACTCGGAGGTGCCGAGCTGCCTGACTAGGGCAGCGTTTAGGCATGTTTCAGCAAGAAACCGTTCACTGGATGTGAACTATTTGGTGTGCAGGGGGAGGTGCACTCGTGCAGCGTTGCATTTCCAGCAGGACCCTGTTCCTTAGCAGAGTAACGTAGTTCTTCTAAAGCTTAAACAGTGAGCCCTGGCCCTCAGCCAGCGACCACTCAGGTGAATCGAACCCTTCACACGGCTTTACAATTGCAAATCTGCTACAAGATAAGTAGAAGCAGCTTTTCTTCTATTTGCCACACAGGCCTTCCTTGGTCAGGTTTTTACCTGCTAGTTCTGCAGAACGGTCATGGTAGAATCCATACATTTTATATTCTAGTCAGAAATCCTTCATTACAAACCCACAAGAGCCATTCTTAATGTAGGGACAAAGCACGGCCCATCTTCTCCTCACCATATCCTGTATCCCAAAGCTTACCCCCAACAGGAACTATGgatttttgagagaaaaagttGTCATGTTACTGCAGTAAGCAAATTTCATTTTCCACTGTGACGTTTTCATACTCCCTTACCTGGCTTTGTCTTCTTTATATCTGAACTGTCTTACCGACAACTGCCCTTCAACTGAGCAGAGACTGGGAGCTCTGGCTAAGAGCGAAggcctctcctcttcctcctcctcctcctcctctcctctcctctcctctccgtACCTCGCCGGCTGGAGGGTGGGTGGGTGCACAACCACCGTGCAGGAGATGAGAGTGCGGTTCTGGCTACTCAGTAACTGTGGAACCGCCAGGGCTTTACCTGGTTTCCTTCCGACGTTCGCAGGGTGAAAGGCGGTTCCGTACGGTACGAAAACACGGGGAGGGGCAGAGCAGACGGAGTGACCGCGGGGGGCCCGGGCACGTCTGCAGCGcgtctgtccctgtccccgggcGCCAGCCGCTCCCCAGCCCCTTCCCGGGCGGCTCCGCCGAGgccgggggcagcgccgggcacTCACCGCTCCAGGGCCGCCCGCGTCACCGCCAGGAACGGCTCCAGCTCCGCCACGGCCGCGTTGTTCACCAGCAGCTCGaagggccccgccgccgccaccgccgcctccgccgcctcccAGTCGGCCAGGTCCAGGCACAGCGGCTCGATGCCGGGGCActgcggcgcgggcggcggccgtcagcggggcggcggccgtcagcggggcgggagcggccgggggggtcccgggggatCCCGGCGGTACCTCTCGCGCGAGGCTCTCCAGGTCCGCCGCGGTGCGGCTCAGCGCGGTCACGCGGGCTCCGGCCTTGCTCAGCGCCACGGCCACGGCGCGACCGATCCCTGCGGGGAGGCGGCGTCacacccggcccggcccggccccggccccagggCCCCGACCccaggccccggcccggccccaggCCCCGACACCTTTGCCGGCTCCAGTCACCAGCGCCCGGCGGCCGCGGAAGCTGGGCTCCGGCTCcatgctgggggcaggctgcggCCTGGGCGGGGCCCCGGCGCGGGCAGCGGGCACTCCCGGGGGGCGGAggcccggcggggcagccccgggccccgctgcccgccAGGCAGCTGCCgggctgcctgggggggggggggggggggggcggggggcaggatGCGGGCCCGGGCGGCTGCAGCCCCTGGATCCCCCGAGAGGACGCGGCCAGAACCCCTTTCTGGACTCACGCAGCACAAGACGGGCACGCAGAGATTAATTTTCTTGGCTCTGATTTTCAC includes:
- the DCXR gene encoding L-xylulose reductase yields the protein MEPEPSFRGRRALVTGAGKGIGRAVAVALSKAGARVTALSRTAADLESLARECPGIEPLCLDLADWEAAEAAVAAAGPFELLVNNAAVAELEPFLAVTRAALERSFDVNLHAVLHVSQIVARQMIAQGVPGAIVNVSSQASQRALRDHAVYCSTKSALDMLSKVMALELGPHKIRVNTVNPTVVMTDMGRINWSDSQKSAAMINRIPLGKFAEVDDVVNSILFLLSDKSAMTTGSSLVVDGGFLVS